atgcgtaattgagaaattcttacccacCTAACTCAGTTGATGTCCCGAAAACGAAACTTACATTAAGAACTTCcgtttgatattttaaaagaatgcTAAGCTTACGCGTACGTTCTGCAGTGGATTGACTACGTTCTAAATTATTTGGGTTTAGGTATATCGGATAGTCCTGATTCCGTATATCGCACATGAAAGATGTCGATCCTTGGCGGAACTTCTCATATAAAAAGTTCATCGAAATTTTGCTGTTAACTAGTCGCACAACTGAAAAGAAATATATCTCGCCCGAAGCCCTCACGGAAATATATATTCTATGCAGTGTAAACGCAATGGTAGAATACATTGATACCTGGTACTTAACATTTACAAGAgttatatacaaaaaacattgcattttattgtaatttatgtatataataattaattttatttaccctattaattaattgaaatttttcataattttctaaaaagtgtacataaatattaatgcTGATATTTCCAGTTAAAAGTTATTATGTTATTACTAGATAAAAAAGTTGAAACAACTTTATAACAACTGCGGGTATtcggtttaaataaatatttcaattcgGCCTCTACCATGCTATCATGTTACCTTATGTTTCTGCCAATGCGGGTAAACAAATTTACATTTACGTGCCCTCTTGCATATTCAAGTATTTGATTGCCCACATTtagatatgggcacttccaaaatgtcgtttgggacatttgcacacctttaaagttgaaaaaaaaattgtaaaacaatggattttaattttaattatgggcttttcttttcactcttcccaagctctatttttggtaaaaatcttgattttgtaccacttttagtttttaagatatcggtaaaaaactgccgtattcgctcgggacaaaaatagaagtggatttcggggaagttcatacaacaccagaaattagcgaattctgatggaatatttgaatgcgatttttttttttcaaacatttcgctgtgaaatgcttttgttttactcaaaaattctttgccgtttttttttatgcagtttcaaccacattcgctcgggacatgtcgctcgggacattttttccgactgttttgtaaagcggatttctttacctctatctctcaattgctggatgttttgcttttaacttaatagtttagtatgtgaatgaagcattttgtacagaaaaatgtcacatattagcattcctataggataaattaacaacagaagacaggtccaaaaaataacaaaaaaatagccaaaaactgatttttgcgtatattggtggggtttgtcataaaaataatcaaactatactccaaatttgtagttaagctcagtatccaactaattagaaactaatatcgaggcaaaatcatgtggaaatatgttttattcaagtttcaaggtttttggcttggtggacttttttttggaagtgcccatatacaaCAAGAGATAACACTATAGTCGAGTATTTCGACTATCTGATACCCGCTACTCAGACGTCAGCGCCATCTGTTGGCCATCTAActttttgctcataactttttaatggataGTCCGAAAAAAACTtgtgctgcgtaggaagcccaagaatatatgtGAATAgtcccaaccttctagcttttgtagtttccgagatctcagcgtttatacagacggacagacagacatggctagatcgactcggctattgaccctgatcaagaatatatatactttatagggtcggaaacgctttcttcttcctgttacatacttttgcacgaatacaatataccctttactctacaagtaacggCTATAAAAAGAACGAGTTCTATAGTCGTTACTGTCTTAaccaatttcaaaataaattagagGTGAAGAAACATTCCAAACTTTGAttaggttaaaaaaaaattcaaaaaaatcattCTTGCAGAGTGTTTTATGAGTTTGcaaacgcagtaaaggagaacctaaaaatatatatatttttttatcagcataacaagacgagtcgatccagccatgtccgtccgttCTTACGctaactagtctctcagttgtaAAGCTATCAGGaggaaactttcccaaaagtcttcagCAGGATCGCACGACTACTCTAAAAGTGTTCAAACTCTTAGGCACCAATAAATTAGACGATAGTATCGGatacaaaaattaatggaTGTTATTGAAATCACACAGTttggacaactatatcatatagcttccACAGGGGTAATcggaaaaatatgttttcaaaattaaagctTCGGGGTTTTTTGGCATCTAACCTACTACGCTTGGGAACAacttctgaatttcgaatttaatttgatcaaaatagGACGAATCATTTCGCTGCCattggaacgatcggaaaattaatgggaaatgaaAAGGAAACATATTAtagcttcgttggttttaattgtattctcttctaaaCTGGGATGTGACTCTTTTTCTTCGACTTTGTGTTTGTCTGTGATTTATCCAAGTAGGCAAGGACCCCTTCAAGGATGCTTTAATTGTAAACCCTTTTAATCTACAAGTAGATTGAGGTTGTAGCGATAGATATGGATATTTACTGTAATATCTGTGTTTCAAGTTGtatccctgcaggaaacggaatcacttttggactattaaaatactagtcggggcaagaaggttaactagttcaagttatgtccatttccttgtaacgaagtggtccatttttcatatgcttgtcgtcggaaacaactagtcaaTTTggtactagttttgcactagtgactgttaaccaatttatggttacagctgttaaactacactaaaaaaatattttcacgaaaaaactaaaaattaatctgtaaaccatcaagtgattgaatttcactagtacttgacgatgcctaacttgacgctctcctaatttagtatccaattaataggcgcggtccttagagaatttctgataattattatgtaatcaaatacagtaaatgataattaaatggaattcaaacaaacttactttttttgaggcaagtcgccctctctaggacttgaacccgggacctttggatttgtagacacactaactgattgagccatacacgcatcacattttgtaatgccctaacaacgtttatgaattttagtgtgacataatttaaaaacagtgatttttcacatatatattgcctcggacagattaaacaaagtttaaagcatcaccaagcaaacaaaaaaaaatgtacagagactggggattgaaccgaggacctcgagtgtttgatttgtttagtgctaaatttcccaagacatttacactctaggctatatttttggatcatatgtgtttcatttgcaactagttaaattccagttgccttttaactatactttaacatgtatttgttctaccagttaaatatttttaaggttttttttgtcagaaaggtactagtccgagacaagtttcttttttactagttttgtattaatcattttttcgactagcacaaatttcttagaccctgtgtagtccaaatgcattcagacaaattccggttgctttatatcagttgtataactagttgtttttcagactagttcgcatttttcctgcagggtataatttatatgtaaacttaataaaaaacaagagagaacgctatagtcgagtgcctcgactattagatacccattactcagctaaacaacttaatagaaatatgccttcttaaatgtttttcgccgctcgatttttacccagggatctctttctagaagacgctttctagaactttcaattctgcctagcacatcttccgtctctctctagcgcaggtgaaagCACTTgtaaaaaacgtatacgagaaaaagagacaaaatgcgcgccgcatttcaaataatttaaaatttgcattaacataatgtgaattagagtgaccacagaaaaaaaggcagattttttccaatgccatttcctagatggcgctagtgtatattgtattgcttcatctaccgccagatattggtactattgggcatgaaaggcggaaatgtaggcgctggccggGTTAaggcgtttattgggtttgtgggcgttagagtgggcgtggcaattttttacttggccaatcgataggtattgacgaagcgaatacatatcagttactattttcataatagcttcaaaactgtgggcgttagagggggcttgtgggcgttagagggggcgtggcacctttttgaaacaaacttgcgctgcgtaggagctcctagaatctgcgtgcaaaatgccaatcttctagcttttatagtttccgagatctcagcgttcatacggacagacagacagacagacagacagacggacagacagacggacagacggacatggctagatcgactcggctagcgatcctgatcaagaatatatatactttatggggtcggaaacgcttccttctacctgttacatacttttgcacgaatctagtatacccttttactctacgagtaacgggtataaaaagatatatacatacaataacattttctttaatatttgtatgagtaaattgcactgggcagaTCATCAGAGAGCAGAGGctgggcagaacaaaaccctatgctcacttaatagggcgctgccgaccgctggtataaatatatacatcaaaattgcatttataattctcggaaatctttaaaggtgtggttgccagacacattttaaaatcgatagtgggcgattgtgggcgttagagggggcgtggcgctgggctgaaataaacttgcgctgcatagGAAGTCCAAAAATGTGTGTGAAAAATcacaaccttctagcttttgtagtttccgaaatTTCAgggttcatacggacggacagacaggtagacagacagagagacagacagatagacagacagacagtcagacaggcagacagacggacatggctagatcgactcggctagtgaccctgatcaagaatatatatactttattgggTCGGAatcgcttccttctagctgttacatacttttgcacgaatacaatatacccttttactctacgagtaacgggtataacaagcttataaatgtataaaaaaatattgaatatgtaCTTACATTAAGCTGcatgattattttgttatacGCCCAATGCCATCGTTGCCTAGCTGTGATTTCCGGTTGTCGTATCATCTGCATGTGACCACCAACGACTTCTTCAGTTTCTCCTCTCAACAGCGGTTTCTTCTTCTGCGGCAATAGTTTATTTAAGTTAGTAAGGTCAGAAAGCTGGTCATTTAtgtcttcatctccttcgTCGAGGTCTGgacatattttttcattaataAATCCCGTAAGATTTGACGTTGATTCACCGATAACCGTGTCATGCTTGTGAAGAGAATTATTTGTAAGGGTTTCGCCCTTCATTTGATTGCTGATTAAAGTCAACGATGCCTCTCCATTTGAGTCCAATTTAAAGTGTCGCCCTTCGATGGGACCAACGCTACCACTGGAGCTTTCATCTAGATAATTGCCGCTGTCTTCTTCACTGTGATAGTTCTCGTAAATAAAATCGTCGGCCTGTCCTTCGTCAATGAAATCTAATGAGGATTGTGGTTGAGTGGTCGATAGCACACCTTTAGtctgctttaaatattttttgtctttCGGTTGATGTTGTTGCTCCTGCTCTCTCTGCTGCTCGAGGTACTTATATTCATCCTCCTCGTTAAAGTAATCCTCTCGATAGTCATAACCATTATTGACGTGTTCATAATAACCATTTGGCTGATTCGACGGTGTCGTCTGCTGAAGATCCATGTAGTAATCATCCTGCTCACTATCAATGCGATAACTCGGTTCCTTGCCGATTGATGGACTGACATCTAACTCATCTAGTTCTGACTCATCGTCATATATCTCCGTCGGCATCTGTTTAATTAATAATCCCGATTTACCATTGACTGTGGGCAGTTTTTTGCCGGTGGATCCTGCTGGCGGCACCGTCGGTAATATTTTTGTACCATTACCAATGACTTTATGTTGCCCGGAAATCACCGTGTCATCTTTAAACTGGCTCTGATTACCATTTGAATGGTAATTAGTGAATGCCTTATTATCTGTATATGTGTCATATTCATGCATTTTGATATTACTATTCTCATAATCATCGCCAGTATTTGCGTAATGGCTTGACAGAGACTCTTCATTGGTCAGTTGATAACTGTAATCGATATTCATTGCTTTGAAACCAACTGAACTCATATCCGAATCACGTTTCATCGCATTAGGCGAGGATGTAGTAGACAAGTCACGTACATTGTGCGTTGTGGGTAACACTGATGGTTTTTGTGCCACGACAGATGCTACTGACGACGCGCCTTGATTGACTGCGTGCGTTGCTGATTGAACAGCTGCGGCAGCTTTTCCTAAAATTGATCCAAACATTCCACCCGATGTCGTACCTCCTTTTTTTGTAGTGGACTCCTGAAAATGCGTTGgtacactttttatttttgattgttCTATGCCAAAACCCGATTCAATTGGAATTTCCTTCTGTGATGTATTATATGCGTTTATAGTGTCACCCTGTCCTTCGCCTGATACGTGATACGAATAAGGATTTTCTATTAAGCCATACTCAGATTCACGGTCAAGCATCCCTACACTCATTGTTTTATCAGTTAAAATCATCTCATCATAGCATTCATCGTAATTGTCACAAATATTTCCTTCTAATGCCGAATTGGTTTGTATTACTGCTTCATTGTAAAAATGATCCACCTCCGAGGTGTTTGAAACTGTCGCCACGTATAAATTGTCCTCTGTATTCGTATAAAGACATGATGGAGACGTCGTCGTCACATAAGTAATGCTATCGCTAGAAGCAATTTCTGCTGATGTCATTATAAAAGTAGAAGCCGTTTCTACTCTTAGGGcttgtgtttgttgttgtttgctaGAGTTGGAACTTGAACTTGAAAGCAATCCACCTACACTTGGTACAAGCTTAGAAGCCAAATTAAAGCCAAAACCTTTTTTAGTGGTATTAGTCGTTTGGGTGACTTCAACTGTTGAACTGACACCACTGAAAACGCCATCCAGTCCTCCTTTTAAACCTTTTGAAATTCCGCCAAGGACACTTGTTGCTGCAGATGCAACCACATTTGCCTTCTGTTGTGTTTGAGATGGCTTATAATAGCCACCTTGTCCTGAGCTCAAATTCTGATTCATGTCTGTTGTATCCACGACCTTTTCAGTATCGAATTCAATCGACGACTTATTATTGATGATCATACTGTTATCCATTTTTGAAATTGGTACGTTGTTCAAACTATTTTCTGGTTCAATGTTTGCAACGGTTGACGTCAGTTCTATTATGTCAACATTAAAACTATCGTAAAAACTATCATCGAATGCTACAGCATGGTTCTCTATTGCCTCAGCCTCTGGCATAAAGTTAGATCGATTCGGAGGGTCTACTGAACATACTATGGTGGTAATTGGTACTGAGGCTACGGTTACATTATCAGATGAATTGTCAATTCGATCGTTTATGGGAGATTCTTGATTCTCAATCGGAAAGCTGGGGGCGTTATATGCAACGAAAAGTTCACTGAAATGCAAGGGTGGCTTACTACATTTACTTGCAACATCCAACTCTTTGCAAGGTGCAAAAACTTCAGCATTAGTTGCAGTATTAATGGTAACATCATTAGAAACACTTGGAGTAACAGGGTTATTTTCTGATAGGTCCATAATCGGCTGAGGCAAATCGGGTAACTCAAATTGCTTCATGTAATCCGTGTAAGATAGAACTGGAGCTAATGATGATGGAGACCTTAACGTTAAGGTTGATGGCGACGGTGTAGCGTTTTGGCTTGTGGTAACTGGCACCACTTCGTGATTATTTGAGTAAACAGTTGTTGCGAACGCGTTGTTAGAGGGACTACCATCAACAGTTGTGTCTTTGTCGGGAGGAGAACTTGTTGTTGAAAACAATATTGCTTCCTTTATATTATCGGAAGTAAAGTTCGAAAATATGGAGAGAGGAGGATTGGAGCTCCTTAACGGTGACAATATTGATTCAGCTTGAGTCGTGCATGTGTACGGTTGAGTTGGAATATTTCCATCCGATTCAACCTCTGAATGTTGATAATTGACACAGCTGGTCGCCCACGTGTTAGAATATGGAAATAGATGGTTGTCACCTAATGGCTCAGTCGATTTCCATTTGCTCAATTCACCACTGAGCTCCCCATCGCCGTAGCAGGGATGTGTTGTGGTTGATGTACTGGCAGCGTTGGTGAtatgattttctttttctccgGAAAAAGCAATTATGTCTAATGTATAAGGCTTCAGATACTCAGATATGTTAAATAAGGCTGATTCAGGCTCGCTAAATGGCTCGGgtgactttttactttctaaAATCGATTCGATAAAATTTTCATGTAGGTCTGGGTCTGGCTTAATGTCTGATTTGGCTTTGTCGATTTCAGGCAAGTGACATGTTGGTGAGTTCTGTTCAATAACACTGTGGGGGAGCTCCACAGGCGGAGTAAGACATTGTTTTGATTGTATTGGAGGTGATGGGGTCCATGACGGCGTGGGATTCGCATCGATGGATTTAATCGAAAATACTTCATTTGGTTCTGTACTATCATAAGGATAGACAAATGTTTTGTGGCTGGCTTCATTAGAAGTTCCTAAAGACGGGTATGAGGTTGTTGTTACTGTTTTGGTTGTTGGCGATGGAGGTGATGCCGATTTCTGCTCTAACGAATTTAATGATAATGCATCTGGGGCAGGATACGTTGTCAAATTCGAATTGGGCATTGAATATGTTTTGGTCTGCGATGAGGATGTTGGCAGCTTTGGCAGCTGCTTGGGCCGATGACTTTTCTCTGCTATAGGATCTGAAGAGTATAATGGGGAACTTAATGCATCGGTGGCTGTGGTATTTGTATGAAGCGATGATTTGTACTGTGGCGTTGGTAGAACCTTTGGCAATTTTCTAGTCTTTGAAATTGTAACCATAGCAGCAGGGGGAGTGCTTGTTACGGCACTACAGCCACCTAGGGTGACTATTCCACCACAGCATTCCGGCTCCAAAAACATATCTGAAGCTCTTGTAGCAGCGTTGGTACGGATGCTGCTTCCTAGTATGGAGTCTGTTTGGATTTCATTAGGTTTCTTAGAAGGCTTTGTGTGAACTGCCACTCTAGTCTCACCAGATGCTATCACGGAAGCTGTAGTCATCGCCATCATCAGTGAAATCTTCCTTTGCTTTTGCAGCTTGAGCTGTGAATTGTTTGACGGCGGTGTGTCGCTATATGTTGAAAGATTGTCGGTGTTGTAATAACATTCTTGGTAATCACTGTAATCTAACGGTAACATAGAAGTGTATGGCCTTGacatattttccaaaacaTCATATGTATTAGATCCTGAGCCCGTCGCAGTAGTTTGATCCATCCCAAAGCCGCACTGGGACAGTTCCTCCATCTGAGCCGCATCTGCATTTAATCCAAATACATCTTgacttaaataaaaagttgaCCGCGCAGTTTGCGGTAAAGCACGCGATGGCGCCGCTGGCACTGCATTGTTTAGGAATGTCGATGAGTAGGCAAAACCAGCATATCCATTGAGATTATTGGCATAGATATTCTGGTAGTCAACAGGCAAAGGACGACGGTCATATTCGTCTGCTGTGGCCATGCAGACACCATAGCGTTGGTCTCTCTCTACGCACATACCTTCCGCTTTAAACTTCATATCCATTTGAGTGGCACTTGGTTTTGATGATCCGCTCCCATTCTTATTGACTGGCAGCTTAGGCAATAATTTCGATGAGGTACATTTTTGACTTGCATATTCAAACCCATATTGAACGGCGACAACCGTATTATTTTCGTTCCAATTGTCGACAGATTCCGATTCACCATCCCGCTGTTCCTGCGCGTCATAGCATTCTAAGTAGTCGTAGCCATAACTGTTGTTGCTTTTATCTACGGTTGTAGGTACTTTATCACTGGTGAGCTGGCACTCACTACTATATACGTCTGGTCCTTGATTGCTTAGATCGTACTGCTCGCTATAATATTCTCCGCTATTCTGTGCTCCGTAAGGAATATGACTATAAGTTGATCGGCCGGTGTCTGAGGATAAGGCACCGTTTTGGGTATTATGAAAGTAATCATGCCTTGCGTAGTGCTAAAAAGAAGACTAATTAGTTATGAACAAATCTAGTGAGAAACAATTACCGTcatgttttaagattttaattcCCTGCACTGTtatctagaatttatttcttctaCGTGATATTGTTTAATACTCTTGCAGTAATATTGTGGCATTGTAGCGTCGGCCGGACATCAGAGAAGAGCAAGaccttaaataatattttaaaacatggttAATATGCAC
The genomic region above belongs to Drosophila takahashii strain IR98-3 E-12201 chromosome 4, DtakHiC1v2, whole genome shotgun sequence and contains:
- the unc-13 gene encoding uncharacterized protein unc-13 isoform X5, giving the protein MTHYARHDYFHNTQNGALSSDTGRSTYSHIPYGAQNSGEYYSEQYDLSNQGPDVYSSECQLTSDKVPTTVDKSNNSYGYDYLECYDAQEQRDGESESVDNWNENNTVVAVQYGFEYASQKCTSSKLLPKLPVNKNGSGSSKPSATQMDMKFKAEGMCVERDQRYGVCMATADEYDRRPLPVDYQNIYANNLNGYAGFAYSSTFLNNAVPAAPSRALPQTARSTFYLSQDVFGLNADAAQMEELSQCGFGMDQTTATGSGSNTYDVLENMSRPYTSMLPLDYSDYQECYYNTDNLSTYSDTPPSNNSQLKLQKQRKISLMMAMTTASVIASGETRVAVHTKPSKKPNEIQTDSILGSSIRTNAATRASDMFLEPECCGGIVTLGGCSAVTSTPPAAMVTISKTRKLPKVLPTPQYKSSLHTNTTATDALSSPLYSSDPIAEKSHRPKQLPKLPTSSSQTKTYSMPNSNLTTYPAPDALSLNSLEQKSASPPSPTTKTVTTTSYPSLGTSNEASHKTFVYPYDSTEPNEVFSIKSIDANPTPSWTPSPPIQSKQCLTPPVELPHSVIEQNSPTCHLPEIDKAKSDIKPDPDLHENFIESILESKKSPEPFSEPESALFNISEYLKPYTLDIIAFSGEKENHITNAASTSTTTHPCYGDGELSGELSKWKSTEPLGDNHLFPYSNTWATSCVNYQHSEVESDGNIPTQPYTCTTQAESILSPLRSSNPPLSIFSNFTSDNIKEAILFSTTSSPPDKDTTVDGSPSNNAFATTVYSNNHEVVPVTTSQNATPSPSTLTLRSPSSLAPVLSYTDYMKQFELPDLPQPIMDLSENNPVTPSVSNDVTINTATNAEVFAPCKELDVASKCSKPPLHFSELFVAYNAPSFPIENQESPINDRIDNSSDNVTVASVPITTIVCSVDPPNRSNFMPEAEAIENHAVAFDDSFYDSFNVDIIELTSTVANIEPENSLNNVPISKMDNSMIINNKSSIEFDTEKVVDTTDMNQNLSSGQGGYYKPSQTQQKANVVASAATSVLGGISKGLKGGLDGVFSGVSSTVEVTQTTNTTKKGFGFNLASKLVPSVGGLLSSSSSNSSKQQQTQALRVETASTFIMTSAEIASSDSITYVTTTSPSCLYTNTEDNLYVATVSNTSEVDHFYNEAVIQTNSALEGNICDNYDECYDEMILTDKTMSVGMLDRESEYGLIENPYSYHVSGEGQGDTINAYNTSQKEIPIESGFGIEQSKIKSVPTHFQESTTKKGGTTSGGMFGSILGKAAAAVQSATHAVNQGASSVASVVAQKPSVLPTTHNVRDLSTTSSPNAMKRDSDMSSVGFKAMNIDYSYQLTNEESLSSHYANTGDDYENSNIKMHEYDTYTDNKAFTNYHSNGNQSQFKDDTVISGQHKVIGNGTKILPTVPPAGSTGKKLPTVNGKSGLLIKQMPTEIYDDESELDELDVSPSIGKEPSYRIDSEQDDYYMDLQQTTPSNQPNGYYEHVNNGYDYREDYFNEEDEYKYLEQQREQEQQHQPKDKKYLKQTKGVLSTTQPQSSLDFIDEGQADDFIYENYHSEEDSGNYLDESSSGSVGPIEGRHFKLDSNGEASLTLISNQMKGETLTNNSLHKHDTVIGESTSNLTGFINEKICPDLDEGDEDINDQLSDLTNLNKLLPQKKKPLLRGETEEVVGGHMQMIRQPEITARQRWHWAYNKIIMQLNNGGATGEVGLRTNGHPGDNPFYSNIDSMPDIRPRRKSIPLVSELTMAATKRNAGLTSAVPRATLNDEELKMHVYKKALQALIYPISSTTPHNFLLWTATSPTYCYECEGLLWGIARQGVRCTECGVKCHEKCKDLLNADCLQRAAEKSSKHGAEDKANSIITAMKERMKQREREKPEIFELISECHNSSDRIKVRVWDEDNDLKSKLRQKLTRESDDFLGQTIIEVRTLSGEMDVWYNLEKRTDKSAVSGAIRLHISVEIKGEEKVAPYHVQYTCLHENLFHYLCEENTGMVKLPTQKGDDAWKLYFDEIPEEIVDEFSMRYGIENIYQAMTHFHCLSAKYLCPGVPAVMSTLLANINAYYAHTTASSAVSASDRFAASNFGKEKFVKLLDQLHNSLRIDLSMYRNNFPASSPEKLMDLKSTVDLLTSITFFRMKVQELSSPPRASTVVKDCVKACLRSTYQFLFENCYELYNREFQVDPNEAKRAPDDHEPKLDSVDFWHKLIALIVSVIDEDKNSYGTVLNQFPQELNIGQLSASSMWHLFAVDMKYALEEHEQHRLCKSSAYMNLHFRVKWLYSNYVKEVPPYKGAVPDYPAWFEPFVMQWLNENDDVSLEYLHGAFKRDKKDGFQKSSEHALFSNSVVDVFTQLTQCFDVVSKLECPDPEIWKRYMRRFAKTIVKVLIAYADIVKVEFPDHMKDERIACILMNNIQQLRVQLEKMFESMGGDKLEEDAANILKELQQNLNSALDDLASQFAISLEPRITQSVRELGDMLLSIKGGSGTLAAGNLAAQRNAVAVEADEVLRPLMDLLDGSLTLYAQSCEKTVLKRLLKELWKIVMRILEKTIVLPPMTDKTMMFKHLTDNAKNLASNAKIEDMGRLFKSHMAGKQDVKSALSGVMDISKEVEKNLSPKQCAVLDVALDTIKQYFHAGGNGLKKTFLEKSSELQSLRYALSLYTQMTDTLIKTFISSQVHEVDPENAEESVGEISVQIDLFSHPGTGEHKVNVKVVAANDLKWQIPSGMFRPFVDINLIGPHLQEKKRKFATKSKSNNWSPKYNESFSFTIGNEEQLDFFELHICVKDYCFARDDRLVGVAVIPLKDISEKGSVACWLPLMRRIEMDETGWTILRILSQRNNDEVAKEFVKLKSEIRQEPTMGT